A DNA window from Candidatus Methylomirabilota bacterium contains the following coding sequences:
- a CDS encoding homocysteine S-methyltransferase family protein — translation MAARALGWEIVDRVRAGERLVFDGGYGTALFDAGLGDGHCPELWNDTHPDVVRGIHRGYFEAGSQLVETNTFGGTALKLHEYDERYGHDMGARTRELNEKGARLARSVCPGGGYIAGSIGPTSYLPVDYGVGENVATDEEYFEAFREQALALAEGGVDCFAVETMMFPQEAIAAIRACKAVADLPVSATMFFQYEELHDRDRTMWGESPADVARQLIDAGADVVGMNCGRGPDRAIVIIREMRQVTDVPLIAYPNAGLPITTGGRTTYELGPEAMAKDYPALLDVGCSIVGACCGSGPEHIRLIADVVRSRRAR, via the coding sequence ATGGCGGCGCGGGCCCTCGGCTGGGAGATCGTCGATCGTGTCCGGGCCGGCGAGCGCCTCGTGTTCGACGGCGGCTACGGCACCGCGCTGTTCGACGCCGGCCTCGGGGACGGTCACTGTCCCGAGCTGTGGAACGACACGCACCCCGACGTCGTCCGCGGCATCCACCGCGGCTACTTCGAGGCGGGCTCGCAGCTGGTCGAGACCAACACCTTCGGGGGCACCGCGCTCAAGCTGCACGAGTACGACGAGCGCTACGGCCACGACATGGGCGCGCGCACCCGCGAGCTGAACGAGAAGGGCGCGCGCCTCGCCCGCTCCGTGTGTCCGGGCGGCGGCTACATCGCGGGCTCCATCGGGCCGACGAGCTACCTGCCGGTGGACTACGGCGTCGGCGAGAACGTGGCGACCGACGAGGAGTACTTCGAGGCGTTCCGGGAGCAGGCCCTGGCCCTCGCCGAGGGCGGGGTGGATTGCTTCGCGGTCGAGACCATGATGTTCCCGCAGGAGGCGATCGCGGCGATCCGGGCCTGCAAGGCGGTCGCGGACCTGCCGGTGTCGGCGACCATGTTCTTCCAGTACGAGGAGCTGCACGACCGCGATCGGACCATGTGGGGCGAGAGCCCGGCCGACGTGGCCCGCCAGCTCATCGACGCGGGGGCGGACGTGGTGGGCATGAACTGCGGGCGCGGACCGGACCGGGCCATCGTGATCATCCGCGAGATGCGCCAGGTCACCGACGTGCCGCTGATCGCGTATCCGAATGCGGGCCTGCCGATCACCACCGGGGGCCGGACGACCTACGAGCTCGGGCCCGAGGCGATGGCCAAGGACTACCCCGCGCTCCTCGACGTCGGCTGCAGCATCGTGGGCGCCTGCTGCGGCTCGGGGCCCGAGCACATCCGCCTGATCGCCGACGTGGTTCGCTCCCGTCGGGCGCGGTGA
- a CDS encoding corrinoid protein codes for MTAEPFDYPTMARALILGDKDTVAKKTREGLDLCMDPKDLIFRGLIPGMDVVGEKFRRNEYYVPQVLLSARAMYAGLDLLKPLITRAGGEGQNLGVVVIGTAQGDLHDIGKNLVAMMLEGAGFKVVNLGRDVAPEKFVAAVKEHDAQIVGISALMTTTMPAMKRTIDALEKAGLRERVKVMIGGAPVNQAYADEIGADGYAKDSTLAVVRAKELLGVPVNA; via the coding sequence TTGACCGCCGAGCCCTTCGACTATCCGACGATGGCGCGGGCCCTGATCCTCGGCGACAAGGACACGGTGGCCAAGAAGACCCGGGAAGGCCTCGACCTCTGCATGGACCCGAAGGACCTGATCTTCCGCGGGCTCATCCCGGGCATGGACGTGGTCGGCGAGAAATTCCGCCGCAACGAGTACTACGTGCCTCAGGTGCTGCTGTCTGCGCGGGCGATGTACGCGGGCCTCGACCTGCTGAAGCCGCTCATCACGCGGGCGGGCGGAGAGGGCCAGAACCTCGGCGTGGTGGTCATCGGCACCGCGCAGGGGGACCTCCACGACATCGGCAAGAACCTGGTGGCGATGATGCTCGAGGGCGCGGGCTTCAAGGTGGTCAACCTGGGGCGCGACGTCGCGCCCGAGAAGTTCGTGGCCGCAGTGAAGGAGCACGACGCCCAGATCGTCGGCATCTCCGCCCTCATGACCACCACCATGCCCGCGATGAAGCGCACCATCGACGCCCTGGAGAAGGCGGGCCTCCGCGAGCGGGTGAAGGTGATGATCGGCGGCGCGCCGGTCAACCAGGCCTACGCCGACGAGATCGGCGCCGACGGCTACGCCAAGGACTCCACGCTGGCGGTGGTCCGGGCCAAGGAGCTGCTCGGCGTGCCGGTGAACGCCTGA
- a CDS encoding rhodanese-like domain-containing protein: MIFQQVLNEEAGCLSYLIGCSQAGQGVIVDPARDRVDDYVAMARKKGLTITDIIETHVHADHVSGNQALSAKTGARIHIHPAANAAFAHDPVEHGHELRVGRVALQVIHTPGHTPDSIALLVTDLSRGREPWFVLTGDTLFVGDVGRPDFGGEQAAARLYASLTERLLGLPDSVEVYPAHGAGSSCGRAMSSKTATTIGFERRFNAALQASGVEDFVRKLMSGLPPKPPNFDRIIARNRAQALPPTGPPRPLSAAQTREAVDKGAYVLDVRSPEEFGDAHIRGAINVWIESPQFANRVGLFVPAEAPVALVVASPTDLDRAVQGLSRIGLDTIAGHLQWGMTEWKSQGLPVERVPQISVHDLATMKDERADLVVIDVRELSEWDEGHIDGALHVPMSEALARKDLVPDGRPKAVLCAGGLRSSTVISALSRAGLTNFHNVIGGMTAWQKGGYSTVKR, from the coding sequence GTGATCTTTCAGCAAGTTCTCAACGAGGAAGCGGGCTGTCTCTCGTACCTGATCGGCTGCTCGCAGGCCGGCCAGGGCGTGATCGTGGACCCCGCCCGCGACCGGGTGGATGACTACGTGGCCATGGCTCGCAAGAAGGGGCTCACGATCACCGACATCATCGAGACGCACGTCCACGCCGACCACGTCTCGGGCAATCAGGCGCTCTCGGCGAAGACCGGCGCGCGCATCCACATCCATCCGGCGGCCAACGCCGCGTTCGCGCACGACCCGGTGGAGCATGGTCACGAGCTGCGCGTGGGCCGCGTGGCCCTGCAGGTCATCCACACGCCCGGCCACACCCCGGACAGCATCGCGCTGCTCGTGACCGATCTGAGCCGCGGCCGCGAGCCCTGGTTCGTGCTCACCGGCGACACCCTCTTCGTGGGCGACGTGGGCCGCCCGGATTTCGGCGGCGAGCAGGCGGCGGCCCGTCTGTACGCGAGCCTCACCGAGCGGCTCCTGGGTCTGCCCGATAGCGTGGAGGTGTACCCCGCGCACGGCGCCGGCTCGAGCTGCGGGCGGGCCATGTCGAGCAAGACCGCCACGACCATCGGCTTCGAGCGGCGCTTCAACGCCGCGCTGCAGGCGAGCGGGGTCGAGGACTTCGTCCGCAAGCTCATGTCCGGCCTGCCGCCCAAGCCGCCCAACTTCGATCGGATCATCGCGCGCAATCGGGCACAGGCCCTGCCGCCGACCGGCCCGCCGCGTCCGCTCTCGGCCGCGCAGACCCGCGAGGCCGTGGACAAGGGCGCCTACGTGCTCGACGTGCGTAGCCCCGAGGAGTTCGGCGACGCGCACATCCGCGGCGCGATCAACGTGTGGATCGAGAGCCCGCAGTTCGCCAATCGGGTGGGGCTGTTCGTGCCCGCAGAGGCGCCGGTGGCGCTGGTGGTGGCCAGTCCGACCGACCTCGACCGCGCGGTGCAGGGACTCTCGCGCATCGGCCTCGACACGATCGCCGGGCACCTGCAGTGGGGCATGACCGAGTGGAAGAGCCAGGGCCTGCCCGTCGAGCGGGTGCCGCAGATCTCGGTGCACGATCTGGCGACCATGAAGGACGAGCGGGCCGATCTGGTGGTCATCGACGTGCGGGAGCTGTCGGAGTGGGACGAGGGGCACATCGACGGCGCGCTGCACGTGCCCATGTCCGAGGCGCTGGCCCGCAAGGACCTGGTGCCCGACGGCCGCCCCAAGGCGGTGCTGTGCGCGGGCGGGCTGCGCTCGAGCACGGTGATCAGCGCGCTGAGCCGCGCCGGGCTCACCAACTTCCACAATGTCATCGGCGGGATGACCGCCTGGCAGAAGGGCGGCTACAGCACGGTGAAGCGTTGA